A region of Kribbella sp. NBC_01245 DNA encodes the following proteins:
- a CDS encoding AMP-binding protein, whose product MTARRSTALIGDDNRVVVGGETLTWRTLHKLPQLPSPAAVLVDNGADALAAVRHHAVHGTELLVATSSRVDLAMREELGESGFAVVTAVADEHSVTPAKLKRVEESGRVWLLTSGSTGRPKRIGHTLESLTTVRGQQQPRTWLCPYSPGTYAWWQVVTLSLTQADQALVVIEPSELESWPKIAAAHGVTAASGTPTFWRQTIYRDTEALAAVPLEQITLGGEPVDQAILDRLREIFPDARISWIYASSEVGASIVVHDGLAGFPKAWLDRTPEPGSERPLLSVDGDELVISSPHHGAGLEGAHRTGDRVEFVDDRVLITGRLDTDEINVGGSKVSAGLVRNVLMAHPSVAWARVFARKAPIVGRMVAAEVVLDPGMGPITDADLVQWCTTRLPDYGVPRRIRFLDEIPSKETLKSDV is encoded by the coding sequence GTGACCGCCCGTCGATCGACCGCGCTGATCGGCGACGACAACCGCGTCGTCGTCGGTGGTGAGACGCTGACCTGGCGCACGCTGCACAAGCTGCCGCAGTTGCCGTCACCGGCCGCCGTGCTGGTGGACAACGGCGCCGACGCGCTCGCGGCCGTCCGGCATCACGCCGTGCACGGCACCGAGCTGCTGGTCGCCACCTCCTCGCGGGTCGACCTGGCCATGCGCGAGGAGCTCGGCGAGTCCGGTTTCGCGGTCGTCACCGCGGTCGCCGACGAGCACTCGGTCACCCCGGCCAAGCTGAAGCGGGTCGAGGAGTCGGGCCGGGTCTGGCTGCTGACCTCGGGTTCGACCGGCCGGCCGAAGCGGATCGGCCACACCCTGGAGTCACTGACCACGGTCCGCGGCCAGCAGCAGCCGCGTACCTGGCTCTGCCCCTACTCGCCCGGCACCTACGCCTGGTGGCAGGTCGTGACGCTCTCGCTGACCCAGGCCGATCAGGCCCTGGTCGTGATCGAGCCGTCCGAGCTGGAGTCCTGGCCGAAGATCGCCGCCGCGCACGGTGTCACCGCCGCGTCCGGGACGCCGACGTTCTGGCGCCAGACCATCTACCGCGATACCGAGGCGCTGGCCGCCGTGCCGCTCGAGCAGATCACCCTCGGCGGTGAGCCGGTCGACCAGGCGATCCTGGATCGGCTGCGCGAGATCTTCCCCGACGCGCGGATCTCCTGGATCTACGCCTCCTCCGAGGTGGGCGCGTCGATCGTCGTGCACGACGGGTTGGCCGGTTTCCCCAAGGCCTGGCTGGACCGGACGCCCGAGCCGGGTTCCGAGCGGCCGCTGCTGTCGGTCGACGGTGACGAGCTGGTGATCAGCTCGCCGCACCACGGAGCCGGCCTGGAAGGCGCGCACCGGACCGGTGACCGGGTCGAGTTCGTCGACGACCGCGTCCTGATCACGGGCCGCCTGGACACCGACGAGATCAACGTCGGCGGTTCCAAGGTGTCGGCCGGACTCGTCCGCAATGTGCTGATGGCGCATCCATCCGTGGCCTGGGCCCGGGTGTTCGCGCGCAAGGCCCCGATCGTCGGCCGGATGGTCGCCGCCGAGGTGGTGCTCGATCCCGGCATGGGCCCGATCACCGATGCCGACCTGGTGCAGTGGTGCACGACCAGGCTGCCGGACTACGGCGTGCCGCGCCGGATCCGCTTCCTGGACGAGATTCCTTCGAAGGAGACGTTGAAGAGCGATGTCTGA
- a CDS encoding acyl carrier protein: protein MSELTRGQIRDLMGEVMKAQGKVLPADDAADLREIGFRSLDFSELALRVEDEIGDELNFDAPGLRQIAKVGDVLDFIEQLQSA, encoded by the coding sequence ATGAGTGAGTTGACGCGCGGCCAGATCCGCGACCTGATGGGCGAGGTGATGAAGGCCCAGGGCAAGGTCCTGCCGGCCGACGACGCTGCCGACCTGCGGGAGATCGGGTTCCGTTCCCTCGACTTCTCCGAGCTCGCCCTGCGGGTTGAGGACGAGATCGGCGACGAGCTGAACTTCGACGCACCGGGGCTCCGGCAGATCGCCAAGGTCGGTGACGTCCTCGACTTCATCGAGCAGCTGCAGTCGGCGTGA